A part of Propioniciclava coleopterorum genomic DNA contains:
- a CDS encoding glucose-6-phosphate dehydrogenase assembly protein OpcA → MIKTIKGTTSAGIQTAISEIRHNLGAASGMVFTLLVMPQPSDVDEVMDACLEAGREHPSRIILATDGSSRSDRMDAEIQVGEGIPGEVITLKFHGEVAQHKASALLPLLLPDSPVIAWWPGQSPAHPSQDPVGALASRRITDAMGEDDPVAGLVARAGCLAPGDTDLTWTRLTPWRALLASALDQPRGTVKSASVHAADGNAPGLLLAAWLRSRLGTEVRFEPNAGPGITEVTLTTDEGEIKVARTDGKMATFAAPGSPTLAVALRRRDIAALITEELRVLEADHVFAASMAELAADESLAELTQGV, encoded by the coding sequence ATGATCAAGACCATCAAGGGGACCACCTCGGCGGGCATCCAGACCGCGATCAGCGAGATCCGGCACAACCTGGGCGCGGCGTCCGGCATGGTGTTCACGCTGCTGGTGATGCCGCAGCCGTCCGACGTCGACGAGGTGATGGACGCCTGCCTCGAGGCCGGCCGCGAGCACCCCTCGCGCATCATCCTGGCCACCGACGGCTCGTCGCGCTCGGACCGCATGGACGCCGAGATCCAGGTCGGGGAGGGCATCCCCGGCGAGGTCATCACGCTGAAGTTCCACGGCGAGGTCGCCCAGCACAAGGCGTCCGCGTTGCTGCCGCTGCTGCTGCCCGACAGCCCCGTGATCGCGTGGTGGCCGGGGCAGTCCCCCGCCCACCCGTCGCAGGATCCGGTCGGGGCGCTGGCCTCGCGCCGCATCACCGACGCGATGGGCGAGGACGACCCGGTGGCCGGCCTGGTGGCCCGCGCCGGCTGCCTGGCCCCCGGCGACACCGACCTGACCTGGACGCGGCTGACCCCGTGGCGCGCCCTGCTGGCCTCGGCGCTGGATCAGCCCCGCGGCACGGTGAAGTCGGCGTCGGTGCACGCCGCCGACGGCAACGCGCCCGGGCTGCTGCTCGCGGCGTGGCTGCGTTCGCGGCTGGGCACCGAGGTCCGGTTCGAGCCCAACGCCGGCCCGGGCATCACCGAGGTGACGCTCACCACCGACGAGGGCGAGATCAAGGTGGCCCGCACCGACGGCAAGATGGCGACCTTCGCGGCGCCGGGCTCCCCCACGCTCGCGGTCGCGCTGCGCCGCCGCGACATCGCCGCACTGATCACTGAAGAGCTGCGGGTACTGGAGGCCGACCACGTGTTCGCGGCGTCCATGGCAGAGTTGGCAGCGGACGAATCGTTGGCGGAGCTCACCCAGGGGGTGTGA
- the pgl gene encoding 6-phosphogluconolactonase, with the protein MERVWRYATSADLTEATAERLMRRLVAIQAAQDGPARLCLTGGRIANRIYEAFTELVDASDLDQSRIEIWWGDERFVPTEDPDRHAGYTLAILARKLPMTPSLTHPMPAADGIADNDASAAAYAKELGETRFDITLLGMGVDGHVASIFPHHPSFAEQAHSVIGVSDAPLGPPSRISMTVDTLNRSRQVWYLVAGEDKAEAVAESIAGDPEIPAGVVRGTDTTLWLLDRSAAGLLPYHSCSF; encoded by the coding sequence ATGGAGCGGGTCTGGCGGTACGCGACCAGTGCCGACCTCACGGAGGCGACGGCGGAGCGGCTGATGCGCCGGCTGGTCGCGATCCAGGCCGCCCAGGACGGACCCGCGCGGCTGTGCCTGACCGGTGGCCGGATCGCCAACCGGATCTACGAGGCGTTCACCGAGCTCGTGGACGCGTCCGACCTGGACCAGTCCCGCATCGAGATCTGGTGGGGCGACGAGCGGTTCGTCCCCACCGAGGACCCCGACCGGCACGCCGGGTACACGCTGGCGATCCTGGCCCGCAAGCTCCCCATGACGCCCTCGCTGACCCACCCGATGCCGGCCGCGGACGGCATCGCCGACAACGACGCCTCCGCCGCGGCCTACGCCAAGGAGTTGGGCGAGACCCGCTTCGACATCACGCTGCTGGGCATGGGGGTGGACGGCCACGTGGCGTCCATCTTCCCGCACCATCCCTCGTTCGCCGAGCAGGCCCACTCCGTCATCGGGGTGAGCGACGCCCCGCTCGGGCCGCCGTCGCGGATCAGCATGACCGTCGACACGCTCAACCGGAGCCGCCAGGTCTGGTACCTCGTGGCGGGTGAGGACAAGGCCGAGGCCGTCGCCGAGTCGATCGCGGGCGACCCGGAGATCCCCGCGGGGGTGGTGCGGGGCACCGACACCACGCTGTGGCTCCTGGACCGCTCAGCCGCCGGCCTGCTGCCCTACCACTCCTGCAGCTTCTAG
- the tal gene encoding transaldolase, whose amino-acid sequence MNDRLKALADAGVSIWLDDLSRGRLKSGNLAEMIADYYVSGVTTNPTIFAAALAKGADYAEQLQGLTDVDEAITACTTTDVRDACDLFADAYRATKGFDGRVSIEVAPTLAHDTEATIAQAKELHGLVDRDNVLIKIPATKAGLPAITETIAAGISVNVTLIFSEERYREVMDAYLAGLEKAAAAGIDLSGIHSVASFFISRVDSEIDKRLAALGKDELKGKAAIANAEVALGAYDEVFGSERYQALAAQGANVQRPLWASTGTKDPAYPDTLYVSDLVADGVVNTMPEKTLLAFADHGEVGPSIQGKAAHGAEVLAEVAAAGVDLPEVFEVLETEGVDKFIVSWHELQATVKGALEAANA is encoded by the coding sequence ATGAATGATCGCCTGAAGGCCCTCGCCGATGCCGGGGTCTCGATCTGGCTCGACGACCTGTCCCGGGGCCGCCTCAAGAGCGGGAACCTCGCCGAGATGATCGCCGATTACTACGTGTCGGGCGTCACGACCAACCCCACCATCTTCGCGGCGGCGCTGGCCAAGGGCGCCGACTACGCCGAGCAGCTCCAGGGGCTGACCGACGTCGACGAGGCCATCACGGCCTGCACCACCACCGACGTGCGCGACGCCTGCGACCTGTTCGCCGACGCCTACCGCGCGACGAAGGGCTTCGACGGCCGCGTCTCCATCGAGGTCGCCCCGACCCTGGCCCACGACACCGAGGCCACCATCGCGCAGGCCAAGGAGCTCCACGGGCTCGTGGACCGCGACAACGTCCTCATCAAGATCCCCGCGACCAAGGCGGGCCTGCCGGCCATCACCGAGACGATCGCGGCCGGCATCTCGGTCAACGTCACGCTGATCTTCTCCGAGGAGCGCTACCGCGAGGTCATGGACGCCTACCTGGCCGGCCTCGAGAAGGCCGCCGCCGCCGGCATCGACCTGTCGGGCATCCACTCCGTGGCGTCGTTCTTCATCAGCCGCGTCGACTCCGAGATCGACAAGCGCCTCGCGGCGCTCGGCAAGGACGAGCTCAAGGGCAAGGCCGCCATCGCCAACGCCGAGGTCGCCCTCGGCGCCTACGACGAGGTGTTCGGCTCCGAGCGCTACCAGGCGCTGGCCGCGCAGGGCGCCAACGTGCAGCGTCCGCTGTGGGCGTCCACGGGCACCAAGGACCCGGCCTACCCCGACACGCTCTACGTCTCCGACCTGGTCGCCGACGGCGTCGTCAACACGATGCCGGAGAAGACGCTGCTCGCCTTCGCCGACCACGGCGAGGTCGGCCCGTCCATCCAGGGCAAGGCCGCGCACGGCGCCGAGGTGCTGGCCGAGGTGGCCGCCGCCGGCGTCGACCTGCCGGAGGTCTTCGAGGTGCTCGAGACCGAGGGCGTCGACAAGTTCATCGTGAGCTGGCACGAACTGCAGGCCACCGTCAAGGGGGCCCTGGAGGCCGCGAACGCCTGA
- a CDS encoding heme o synthase, with product MHPTRTSAPTPTAPGLKGTLLAYIGLTKPRIIELLLVTTFPAMFLAARGFPSLALATVTFIGGTLSAASANVFNSVLDADIDEQMRRTRRRPMVRDQVSKGAAYAFGVVLGIASVLMLGFGANWLSAGLSVAAILYYVFIYTVWLKRRTPMNIVWGGVAGCFPPLIGWTAVTGSIAWPPLILFLIVFFWTPPHTWALGLRYREDYAGVDVPMLPVVREAPYVARQILLYSVLTVATSMVLWPVAHTGWLYPAVAAACGVVLIWESIALLRRADAGLQDAKLAPMRLFHWSNSYLAIVFIAAAVDALFF from the coding sequence ATGCACCCAACTCGGACGAGCGCGCCGACGCCGACCGCGCCCGGCCTGAAGGGCACGCTGCTGGCCTACATCGGCCTCACCAAGCCCCGCATCATCGAACTCCTGCTGGTCACCACGTTTCCGGCGATGTTCCTCGCCGCGCGCGGTTTCCCGTCGCTGGCCCTGGCGACCGTCACCTTCATCGGCGGCACGCTGTCGGCGGCGTCGGCGAACGTCTTCAACTCGGTGCTGGACGCCGACATCGACGAGCAGATGCGGCGCACGCGTCGGCGTCCGATGGTGCGCGACCAGGTGTCGAAGGGCGCCGCCTACGCGTTCGGGGTGGTGTTGGGCATCGCCTCGGTGCTGATGCTCGGCTTCGGCGCCAACTGGCTGTCCGCCGGCCTGTCGGTCGCCGCGATCCTGTACTACGTCTTCATCTACACCGTGTGGCTCAAGCGCCGCACCCCGATGAACATCGTGTGGGGTGGCGTCGCGGGCTGCTTCCCGCCCCTGATCGGCTGGACGGCCGTCACCGGCTCGATCGCCTGGCCGCCGCTGATCCTGTTCCTGATCGTGTTCTTCTGGACGCCGCCGCACACCTGGGCGCTCGGCCTGCGCTACCGCGAGGACTACGCGGGCGTCGACGTCCCGATGCTCCCCGTGGTCCGCGAGGCGCCCTACGTGGCCCGGCAGATCCTCCTGTACTCGGTGCTCACCGTCGCCACCAGCATGGTGCTGTGGCCGGTGGCGCACACCGGGTGGCTGTACCCCGCGGTGGCCGCGGCCTGCGGCGTCGTGCTGATCTGGGAGTCGATCGCGCTCCTGCGCCGCGCCGACGCCGGCCTGCAGGACGCCAAGCTCGCGCCCATGCGGCTGTTCCACTGGTCCAACAGCTACCTGGCGATCGTCTTCATCGCCGCCGCGGTGGACGCGCTGTTCTTCTGA
- a CDS encoding ABC transporter permease: protein MSLDLSPRSGVAPQGRRVLRHAALEASLLLRNGEQLLLSLVIPLGLLVAGMLWGGRFGLDARAFPASVIALALWSTSFTSLAINTAFERRNGVLERLAATPLTRTDLVAGKALATTAIALGQVAVIAAVAFALGWRPEANPGQVALAVLASVFSLVTFACFALALAGRLRAEATLAVANLIYLLVAAGGALVLPLAAYPDALRLPLLLLPSGALGESLRAAATGGFQPFLVVISAAWAALALAVARKAFRWTS from the coding sequence GTGAGCCTCGACCTGTCCCCGCGCAGCGGCGTCGCGCCGCAGGGCCGCCGCGTGCTGCGGCACGCCGCGCTGGAGGCGTCCCTGCTGCTGCGCAACGGCGAACAGTTGCTGCTGTCCCTGGTCATCCCGCTGGGCCTGCTCGTGGCCGGGATGCTCTGGGGCGGGCGCTTCGGCCTGGACGCCCGCGCCTTCCCGGCGTCGGTGATCGCGCTGGCGCTGTGGTCGACCTCGTTCACGTCGCTGGCGATCAACACGGCCTTCGAGCGGCGCAACGGCGTCCTGGAGCGGCTGGCGGCCACGCCGCTGACCCGCACCGACCTCGTCGCGGGCAAGGCGCTGGCCACGACCGCGATCGCCCTGGGGCAGGTCGCGGTGATCGCGGCGGTCGCGTTCGCGCTGGGTTGGCGTCCGGAGGCGAACCCCGGGCAGGTCGCGCTCGCCGTGCTGGCCTCGGTGTTCTCCCTGGTCACGTTCGCGTGCTTCGCGCTGGCCCTGGCCGGCCGGCTGCGCGCCGAGGCGACCCTCGCCGTCGCCAACCTGATCTACCTGCTCGTCGCGGCCGGCGGCGCCCTGGTGCTGCCGCTGGCGGCGTACCCGGACGCCCTCCGACTCCCGCTGCTCCTGCTCCCGTCCGGGGCGCTGGGCGAGAGCCTGCGCGCCGCGGCCACCGGCGGCTTCCAGCCGTTCCTCGTCGTCATCTCGGCCGCCTGGGCGGCCCTCGCACTCGCCGTCGCTCGAAAGGCATTCCGATGGACCAGTTGA
- a CDS encoding helix-turn-helix transcriptional regulator — MSSQDAMPLTDSDVLEASTRERVARSILQEGPSTAAELAERLDLTPAAVRRHLAALIESGDLEARDQRVYGQRGRGRPAKVFCLTDEGRSEFYQAYDQLAIQALQFLRAEGGQQAITAFADQVMEEVRRRFGAEGSEYSSPADALTEVLNEQGYVASLKPVASGTQLCQYHCPVAHVAREFPELCAAETRVFSELLGSHVQRLATIAHGDGVCTTHIPHPVERTIS, encoded by the coding sequence ATGTCCAGCCAGGACGCGATGCCGCTGACCGACTCCGACGTCCTCGAGGCGTCGACCCGCGAACGGGTCGCCCGTTCGATCCTGCAGGAGGGGCCCTCGACCGCCGCCGAACTGGCGGAGCGCCTCGACCTGACCCCGGCGGCCGTCCGCCGGCACCTGGCGGCGCTCATCGAGTCCGGCGACCTCGAGGCGCGCGACCAGCGCGTCTACGGGCAGCGCGGACGCGGGCGTCCGGCCAAGGTGTTCTGCCTGACCGACGAGGGGCGCAGCGAGTTCTACCAGGCGTACGACCAACTGGCCATCCAGGCGCTGCAGTTCCTGCGCGCCGAGGGCGGACAGCAGGCGATCACCGCCTTCGCCGACCAGGTGATGGAGGAGGTCCGGCGCAGGTTCGGCGCCGAGGGGTCGGAATACTCCAGCCCCGCCGACGCGTTGACTGAAGTACTCAACGAGCAGGGGTACGTCGCGTCGCTCAAGCCGGTGGCCTCCGGCACCCAGCTGTGCCAGTACCACTGCCCGGTGGCGCACGTGGCGCGGGAGTTCCCCGAGCTCTGCGCCGCGGAGACCCGAGTTTTTTCCGAACTACTGGGGAGCCACGTTCAGCGGCTCGCCACGATTGCACACGGAGACGGGGTGTGCACCACGCACATCCCACACCCTGTCGAGAGGACGATCTCATGA
- a CDS encoding phosphoglycerate kinase — protein MRTINDLGDLRGKRVLIRCDFNVPLDGETITDDGRIRAALPTLKQLTESGAKVVVMAHLGRPKGEVNAKYSLAPVAARLGELIDAPVKLAGDVVGPSAHEAVEAAQPGEIVLLENVRFEPAEESKDDAERQALAAKYAEFGDVFVSDGFGVVHRKQASVYDVAKLLPSAAGHLVAKEVDVLKKLTTDVERPYVVVLGGAKVADKLSVIDNLLTIADTLIIGGGMGYTFLKAKGYEVGSSILDDEKIDAVKGYMERAEAEDKQLLIPVDTVVSPEFAEGEGIEVVDSDKIPADKMGLDIGPKTAKLYADAIADAKTVFWNGPMGVFEMASFADGTQAIAQALADSDAFSVVGGGDSAAAVRQLGFSDDEFGHISTGGGASLEYLEGKKLPGLDVLEGN, from the coding sequence GTGAGAACCATCAACGATCTCGGAGATCTGCGGGGCAAGCGAGTCCTGATCCGCTGCGATTTCAACGTCCCGCTGGATGGCGAGACGATCACCGACGACGGCCGCATTCGTGCGGCGCTGCCGACCCTGAAGCAGCTCACCGAGTCCGGTGCCAAGGTCGTCGTGATGGCTCACCTGGGTCGTCCCAAGGGCGAGGTGAACGCCAAGTACTCCCTCGCCCCCGTCGCGGCCCGCCTCGGCGAGCTGATCGACGCCCCGGTGAAGCTCGCCGGCGACGTCGTCGGCCCGTCGGCCCACGAGGCCGTCGAGGCCGCCCAGCCCGGCGAGATCGTCCTGCTGGAGAACGTGCGCTTCGAGCCGGCCGAGGAGTCCAAGGACGACGCCGAGCGGCAGGCGCTGGCCGCCAAGTACGCCGAGTTCGGCGACGTGTTCGTCTCCGACGGCTTCGGCGTCGTGCACCGCAAGCAGGCGTCGGTCTACGACGTCGCCAAGCTCCTCCCCAGCGCCGCGGGTCACCTCGTGGCCAAGGAGGTCGACGTCCTGAAGAAGCTGACCACCGACGTCGAGCGTCCCTACGTCGTCGTCCTGGGCGGCGCCAAGGTCGCCGACAAGCTGTCGGTCATCGACAACCTGCTGACCATCGCCGACACGCTGATCATCGGCGGGGGCATGGGCTACACCTTCCTCAAGGCCAAGGGCTACGAGGTCGGCTCCTCCATCCTGGACGACGAGAAGATCGACGCGGTCAAGGGCTACATGGAGCGCGCCGAGGCCGAGGACAAGCAGTTGCTCATCCCGGTCGACACCGTCGTCTCGCCCGAGTTCGCCGAGGGCGAGGGCATCGAGGTCGTCGACTCCGACAAGATCCCCGCCGACAAGATGGGCCTCGACATCGGCCCCAAGACGGCCAAGCTCTACGCCGACGCCATCGCCGACGCCAAGACGGTCTTCTGGAACGGCCCCATGGGCGTGTTCGAGATGGCCTCCTTCGCCGACGGCACCCAGGCCATCGCGCAGGCGCTGGCCGACTCGGACGCCTTCTCCGTGGTGGGCGGCGGCGACTCCGCGGCCGCCGTGCGCCAGCTCGGCTTCTCCGACGACGAGTTCGGCCACATCTCCACCGGTGGCGGCGCCTCGCTGGAGTACCTCGAAGGCAAGAAGCTCCCCGGTCTCGACGTTCTGGAAGGTAACTGA
- a CDS encoding ABC transporter ATP-binding protein, translating to MPSSPALISSGLEVTLGGRDVLRGLSFEAQPGAVTALLGPNGAGKTTTVRVLTGLLRADAGTVTTLGLPAGHPDALARIGLMPQATGAWSGVRPGELLRYLASLYAHPQPVEALAERIGIDLSLKTPYRRLSGGQQQAINLAGALVGRPELVLLDEPTAGMDPHARRRAWALIRDLADAGVAVLLTTHAMDEAAELADHVWIMDAGRVVIDGTVPDLTRDASLEDVFLAHTTEAP from the coding sequence GTGCCGTCCTCGCCCGCTCTGATCAGCTCCGGGCTCGAGGTGACCCTCGGGGGACGTGACGTCCTCCGAGGGTTGTCCTTCGAGGCCCAACCAGGCGCCGTCACGGCGCTGCTGGGGCCCAACGGGGCGGGCAAGACCACGACGGTCCGTGTCCTGACCGGGCTCCTGCGCGCCGACGCCGGCACCGTCACCACCCTGGGCCTGCCCGCCGGCCACCCCGACGCCCTGGCCCGCATCGGCCTGATGCCGCAGGCGACCGGCGCGTGGTCCGGCGTCCGGCCCGGCGAACTGCTGCGCTACCTGGCCTCGCTGTACGCGCACCCCCAGCCCGTCGAGGCGCTCGCGGAGCGCATCGGCATCGACCTGTCGCTCAAGACGCCGTACCGGCGGCTGTCGGGCGGGCAGCAGCAGGCGATCAACCTCGCCGGCGCGCTCGTCGGACGCCCCGAGCTCGTCCTGCTCGACGAGCCGACCGCCGGCATGGACCCGCACGCCCGCCGCCGCGCCTGGGCGCTCATCCGGGACCTGGCGGACGCCGGCGTGGCCGTCCTGCTGACCACCCACGCCATGGACGAGGCCGCCGAACTGGCCGACCACGTGTGGATCATGGACGCCGGCCGCGTCGTCATCGACGGCACCGTGCCCGACCTGACCAGGGACGCGTCCCTGGAGGACGTCTTCCTCGCCCACACCACGGAGGCGCCGTGA
- a CDS encoding GntR family transcriptional regulator: MLSVDPGLAAPPYEQLKAQIAAARASGEYPAGHRLAPVRQLAAELGLAPNTVARAYRELEADGVIQTRGRAGSFVTGTDEGRVRAADAAARGYLDQALGLGLSLREALGAVARAAEQRSASGAG; the protein is encoded by the coding sequence GTGCTCAGCGTTGATCCCGGCCTGGCGGCGCCGCCATACGAGCAGCTCAAGGCGCAGATCGCCGCCGCGCGCGCGTCGGGGGAGTACCCGGCCGGGCACCGGCTCGCGCCGGTGCGGCAACTCGCGGCCGAGCTGGGGCTGGCGCCCAACACGGTCGCGCGCGCCTACCGCGAGCTCGAGGCGGACGGCGTGATCCAGACGCGCGGGCGCGCCGGGTCGTTCGTCACCGGCACCGACGAGGGCCGCGTCCGGGCCGCGGACGCCGCCGCGCGCGGCTACCTGGACCAGGCGCTGGGGTTGGGGCTGAGCCTGCGCGAGGCGCTGGGCGCCGTCGCGCGTGCCGCCGAGCAGCGGTCGGCGTCCGGGGCGGGCTAG
- a CDS encoding RNA polymerase-binding protein RbpA has product MVGGSAIRGSRVGAGPMGEAERGDAAPRLYISFFCSNGHETRPAFAADAVIPEEWDCPRCGLPTNRDAENPPPPPKITPYKTHLAYVKERRSDDEAKAILAEALDSLRNRRAAGEVIY; this is encoded by the coding sequence GTGGTCGGTGGTAGTGCGATCCGTGGTTCCCGCGTCGGTGCGGGACCGATGGGCGAGGCCGAGCGTGGGGACGCCGCGCCGCGCCTCTACATCTCCTTCTTCTGCAGCAACGGGCACGAGACGCGGCCCGCGTTCGCTGCCGACGCGGTGATCCCCGAGGAGTGGGACTGCCCGCGCTGCGGGCTTCCGACGAACCGGGACGCCGAGAACCCGCCGCCCCCGCCGAAGATCACGCCGTACAAGACGCACCTGGCCTACGTGAAGGAGCGCCGCTCCGACGACGAGGCCAAGGCGATCCTGGCCGAGGCGCTGGACTCGCTGCGCAACCGGCGTGCGGCCGGCGAGGTCATCTACTGA
- the secG gene encoding preprotein translocase subunit SecG: MLTWPILTVSILLIITSLALSMFVLLHKNRGGGMSDLFGGGMSSSMGGTSVAERNLDRLTITVGLLWLACILGLLTLYRWFPEVGVLG; this comes from the coding sequence ATGCTGACGTGGCCCATCCTGACCGTGTCGATCCTGTTGATCATCACGTCGCTGGCCCTGTCGATGTTCGTCCTGCTGCACAAGAACCGCGGCGGGGGCATGTCCGACCTCTTCGGTGGCGGCATGTCGTCGAGCATGGGCGGCACCTCCGTCGCCGAGCGCAACCTCGACCGGCTCACGATCACCGTCGGCCTGCTGTGGCTCGCCTGCATCCTGGGCCTGCTGACGCTGTACCGCTGGTTCCCGGAGGTCGGCGTCCTCGGCTGA
- the tpiA gene encoding triose-phosphate isomerase: protein MAGNWKMNLNHVEAAGLVQKLAWTLADAKYDASKSAAAVIVPFTDLRTVQTLIEGDKLPLQFGAQDVSTHGSGAYTGEISADMLAKLNCDYVVVGHSERRDYHAETDEIINEKAKVVLAAGITPIICVGEKLDIRKAGEQVPFVLAQVDKVLAGLTAEQVAGSVIAYEPVWAIGTGEVATPEDAQEVCGAIRVRVAELLGQEAADKVRIQYGGSVKSSNVVDIMAQPDVDGALVGGASLDAEEFAKIVLFYAA, encoded by the coding sequence ATGGCGGGCAACTGGAAGATGAACCTCAACCACGTCGAGGCGGCCGGGCTGGTGCAGAAGCTCGCCTGGACGCTGGCCGACGCCAAGTACGACGCGAGCAAGTCCGCGGCGGCCGTCATCGTGCCGTTCACCGACCTGCGCACCGTCCAGACGCTCATCGAGGGCGACAAGCTGCCGCTGCAGTTCGGCGCGCAGGACGTCTCGACGCACGGCTCGGGCGCCTACACCGGTGAGATCTCGGCCGACATGCTGGCCAAGCTCAACTGCGACTACGTCGTGGTCGGGCACTCGGAGCGGCGCGACTACCACGCCGAGACCGACGAGATCATCAACGAGAAGGCGAAGGTCGTCCTGGCGGCCGGCATCACCCCGATCATCTGCGTGGGGGAGAAGCTCGACATCCGCAAGGCCGGCGAGCAGGTGCCCTTCGTGCTGGCCCAGGTCGACAAGGTGCTCGCCGGGCTGACCGCCGAGCAGGTCGCCGGCTCCGTCATCGCCTACGAGCCCGTGTGGGCCATCGGCACCGGCGAGGTGGCGACCCCCGAGGACGCGCAGGAGGTCTGCGGCGCGATCCGCGTCCGGGTGGCCGAACTGCTCGGCCAGGAGGCCGCCGACAAGGTCCGCATCCAGTACGGCGGCTCGGTGAAGTCCAGCAACGTGGTCGACATCATGGCGCAGCCGGACGTCGACGGCGCCCTGGTGGGCGGCGCGAGCCTGGACGCCGAGGAGTTCGCCAAGATCGTGCTGTTCTACGCGGCCTGA
- a CDS encoding COX15/CtaA family protein: protein MDQLNLTWLRRWAVASLVANMAIVWTGALVRLTKSGLGCATWPQCQPGSYVPRPEDGLHGLIEFGNRTLTFVLAAIALGMFITAYRAWKAGAVTERMPVLAFGVGLGIIAQAVIGGVSVLMQLNPWVVGLHMVVSMALILMCVVLVRDAYGLRPVPVPNRLVTLTTVVFWLGMVVVALGVVVTGAGPHAGDGAAQRNGLSAEWTAKIHAWAVWAIVALTLLGLWWAWAQPRARRLWLGLLAVILLQGVIGYVQYFTHLPMGMVFAHMVGTTLFAAALGHLYFRTVPDAPAWYRPARDVHLHAS, encoded by the coding sequence ATGGACCAGTTGAACCTCACCTGGCTGCGCCGCTGGGCCGTGGCGTCCCTGGTGGCCAACATGGCGATCGTCTGGACCGGCGCGCTGGTCCGGCTCACCAAGTCGGGGCTGGGCTGCGCCACCTGGCCGCAGTGCCAGCCCGGCTCGTACGTCCCCCGCCCCGAGGACGGCCTGCACGGCCTCATCGAGTTCGGCAACCGGACGCTGACCTTCGTGCTCGCCGCGATCGCCCTGGGGATGTTCATCACCGCCTACCGGGCGTGGAAGGCCGGCGCGGTCACCGAGCGGATGCCCGTCCTCGCGTTCGGCGTCGGCCTCGGCATCATCGCCCAGGCCGTCATCGGCGGGGTGTCGGTGCTGATGCAGCTCAACCCGTGGGTCGTCGGCCTGCACATGGTGGTGTCGATGGCGCTGATCCTGATGTGCGTGGTGCTGGTCCGCGACGCCTACGGCCTGCGTCCCGTGCCGGTCCCGAACCGACTCGTCACGCTCACGACGGTCGTGTTCTGGCTCGGCATGGTCGTCGTGGCGCTCGGCGTCGTGGTGACCGGCGCCGGCCCGCACGCCGGCGACGGCGCCGCCCAGCGCAACGGCCTGTCCGCCGAGTGGACCGCCAAGATCCACGCCTGGGCCGTCTGGGCGATCGTCGCGCTGACGCTGCTGGGACTGTGGTGGGCCTGGGCGCAGCCGCGCGCCCGTCGCCTGTGGCTGGGCCTGCTGGCGGTGATCCTGCTGCAGGGCGTCATCGGGTACGTCCAGTACTTCACGCACCTGCCGATGGGCATGGTGTTCGCCCACATGGTCGGCACCACGCTGTTCGCCGCCGCGTTGGGCCACCTGTACTTCCGCACCGTCCCGGACGCCCCCGCGTGGTACCGCCCCGCCCGCGACGTCCACCTGCACGCGTCCTGA